Part of the Chloroflexota bacterium genome is shown below.
GGCGATCTCCTTTGGGGTAGAATCGGTGGTAAGGATGGCCAGAGCTGCCTCATGTCCACCAGCGGCGCTCAGGGTGATCTGCCTGAGCCCGGCACGCATCTTGTCTAATGCCAGAGGAACCCCAATGACGCCTGTCGAAGCCACCAGCACCTCCTGTGGGAGCACCCCAACGCGTTCGGCGGTCAGCTGGGCCATCTCTTGCGCAGCAGCGTAACCTTGCTCGCCGGTACAGGCATTAGCGTTACCACTATTAACGACGACGGCCCTGGCTGTTCCACGGCGCAGGTGCGCTTGACTGAGATGGATCGGTGCAGCCTTGACCCGATTAGTGGTGAAGACTCCAGCGGCTGCGCATGGGACTTCCGCGTAAATAATGGCCAGATCCAGCCCCTGCGTCTTGAGCCCACAACGGGTGGCCCCGGCCAAGAACCCCTTGACGCTGGTGACTCCCCCATCGGGTATCAGCTCTATCGTATGCATATACTCCTCCACGTACCGGTCGGCTTCTGACAGCCTGATCTTAGGGATAGATGGGCAGGCTGTCTAGCCCAGTCTGTTCCGCCAAGCCCAACATAAGGTTCATACTCTGGATGGCTTGGCCGGCGGCTCCCTTCACCAGGTTATCCAAGCAAGAGATGACGATCAAACGGCCTGTTCGCTCGTCCACCGTGGGATAGATCAGACAGCGGTTGCTTCCCCAGGTATGCTTCGTCTGGGGTGGTTCGTCGGTGATCATGACGAACGGAGCCTCAGCGTAGAAGTCCTGATAGAGCCGCCTGATCTCGGCTGGAGAGCAATCCTTCTCAAGGTGTGCATAGCAGGTGCTCAGGATGCCCCGCGTCATCGGGACCAGATGAGGGATGAAGGTGAGGGCCAGCGCTGGTGAGGAGGGCCCCATCTTCTGCTGACGCAATTTCGTTAGCTCCTGGATCATCTCCGGCAGGTGGCGGTGTCCCTTCAGGGCATAGGCTTGACAGTTTTCGTTCGCTTCAGAATAGTGCGTGGTCAGACTGAGGCTGCGCCCTGCCCCTGAGAGCCCCGATTTAGCATCGGCGATGATGTCCGGGGTGATGAGGTTGATAACCGGAGCCAAGGCCAAAATAACGCTGGTGGGATAGCAACCCGGGCTGGCCACTAGGTGCGCCTTTTTGATCTCCTCTTTATAGAGTTCTGGCAAACCGTAGACCGAGCCAGCCAAGAGGTGAGGAGCGGGATGGGCGACCTCATACCATTGTTCGTAGACGACGACATCCTTCAGGCGGAAATCGGCGCTGAGGTCGATAACCTTCACCTCCGCATTGACCAGCTCGGCGACGGACTCAGCGG
Proteins encoded:
- the argC gene encoding N-acetyl-gamma-glutamyl-phosphate reductase, yielding MRVLNMNVAILNVTGYAGVELARLLLRHPGVQVTEVTGRSAVGLRLSEVLPHLGTSDLVIQTEIEGPVDLAFSALPHKAAAESVAELVNAEVKVIDLSADFRLKDVVVYEQWYEVAHPAPHLLAGSVYGLPELYKEEIKKAHLVASPGCYPTSVILALAPVINLITPDIIADAKSGLSGAGRSLSLTTHYSEANENCQAYALKGHRHLPEMIQELTKLRQQKMGPSSPALALTFIPHLVPMTRGILSTCYAHLEKDCSPAEIRRLYQDFYAEAPFVMITDEPPQTKHTWGSNRCLIYPTVDERTGRLIVISCLDNLVKGAAGQAIQSMNLMLGLAEQTGLDSLPIYP